CACATAAATATATGGCAAATTCAGCCTGTCTGCGACCAACATTCCATGTGCTATGGCACCGGTAGCAACACCCGCTATATATTCTGCTTGTGGATATTTTCCGCGTATCAAATCTGTAAAACCTTCGCAAATAAGATTTCTAACTTCGGGGAATGCAAGTGTCTGCCGATTATCACAATAAATAGGACTTTTAATGCCCGAAGCCCATGTAAAATAATTTGTGGGATTTAGTTTTATTGCATTAATTTGCAAAAGTTTTTTTGCCAAATTTTCGGCTAAATTATTACCATTATGCATGATATTAAAATTTTTTTTGATGACAGTTTTTTGAAAATTACAGACAACTTTTCGTTATCTAACGACAAAAATAGGGATTTTTATTCTTTCCGTAAAGGTTTCGATTGGACTAACATAATAAATTCACTGCTCAACGATGATCAAAAAAGAGAAATTTTGATCGTTACTCGTAAACCTAAAAAAGCATTTAAAAAGTTTAAAAAAAATTTCGAAGTAATAAAAGCAGCTGGAGGAGTGGTTTTTAACGAAAACAACGAATTTTTGGTAATTGACCGACTTGGTAAGTGGGATTTGCCCAAAGGAAAGATCAAGAAGAAGGAAAGTCGTAAAAATGCCGCAATACGCGAAGTGATTGAAGAGTGCGGCATCGACAATCCCGTTATTGTCAATTTCTCCGGCTATACATACCACGTTTATCAGTACAAGACGAAGACAATATTAAAAAAAACTTTTTGGTATAGAATGAGTTGTAAAAAACAGCCTCTCACACCTCAAACCTCTGAAGATATTGTTGATGCATTTTGGCTTGCTCCGAAATTCAAAACCATATTTATTGAAAACACACATGCTTCAATTGCCGA
This genomic interval from Bacteroidales bacterium contains the following:
- a CDS encoding NUDIX domain-containing protein translates to MHDIKIFFDDSFLKITDNFSLSNDKNRDFYSFRKGFDWTNIINSLLNDDQKREILIVTRKPKKAFKKFKKNFEVIKAAGGVVFNENNEFLVIDRLGKWDLPKGKIKKKESRKNAAIREVIEECGIDNPVIVNFSGYTYHVYQYKTKTILKKTFWYRMSCKKQPLTPQTSEDIVDAFWLAPKFKTIFIENTHASIADFFKTFTI